One segment of Candidatus Micrarchaeum acidiphilum ARMAN-2 DNA contains the following:
- a CDS encoding transcriptional regulator, AsnC family, which translates to MAKNIDKMLISQLIEDSDIHIAELAKALGVSRGTVRNRLMSLKNSKVVIGYKARARLKQIGMDEALVGIDILPEKYLDVISKLRDTESVKELYRTSGDHSAIALMVADSESIESEISKLKSIDGVRNVYPSFVQETVK; encoded by the coding sequence ATGGCTAAAAATATTGACAAAATGCTTATATCGCAGCTGATTGAGGACTCTGATATCCATATTGCAGAGCTTGCAAAGGCTCTTGGCGTAAGCCGCGGGACTGTGAGAAACCGTCTGATGAGCCTAAAAAACAGCAAGGTTGTAATAGGATACAAGGCGCGCGCCAGGCTGAAGCAGATTGGAATGGACGAAGCTCTGGTGGGCATAGACATACTTCCAGAGAAATACCTTGACGTAATATCCAAGCTGCGCGATACCGAATCCGTGAAGGAGCTTTACAGGACCAGCGGAGACCACTCTGCCATTGCGCTAATGGTTGCTGATTCAGAATCAATAGAATCAGAGATATCGAAACTCAAAAGCATAGACGGAGTGCGCAACGTTTATCCCTCTTTTGTGCAAGAAACGGTCAAATGA
- a CDS encoding exodeoxyribonuclease III Xth, which translates to MAISLISWNVNGIRAAEKSVVGLLESEKPDIIAFQEIKAGEESIPKGLKSLGYAMYVNSAARKGYSGTMVMTKIKPISYSTEFEDDEGRVQRLEFDDYYFVNAYFPNSRRDLSRLEFKIKFDRDFEKYIGRLEAKKPVLVCGDFNVAHKDIDIARPAENRGNAGFTDEEREWMTEFLGGGRLDTFRIFNKGAEHYTWWAYFSHARDRNIGWRIDYFVASKQMRSRIVNAGILSEIRGSDHAPIYVTLKD; encoded by the coding sequence TATCTTGGAATGTCAATGGCATCAGGGCAGCTGAAAAGAGCGTAGTGGGCTTGCTGGAATCGGAGAAGCCGGACATTATTGCATTCCAAGAGATAAAGGCAGGTGAGGAAAGCATACCTAAAGGACTGAAGAGCCTGGGATATGCGATGTATGTTAACTCGGCTGCAAGGAAGGGGTACAGCGGCACCATGGTCATGACAAAGATCAAGCCGATTTCGTATTCCACCGAATTCGAGGATGACGAGGGCAGAGTGCAGCGTCTGGAGTTTGACGATTATTATTTTGTAAATGCGTATTTTCCGAATTCGAGAAGAGACCTTTCAAGGCTGGAATTCAAGATCAAGTTCGACAGGGATTTCGAAAAGTATATAGGAAGGCTTGAGGCAAAGAAGCCGGTGCTGGTGTGCGGGGACTTCAACGTGGCACATAAGGATATAGACATAGCAAGGCCGGCGGAGAACAGGGGAAACGCAGGTTTTACTGACGAGGAAAGAGAGTGGATGACGGAATTCCTTGGAGGAGGCAGGCTGGACACCTTCAGGATCTTCAACAAAGGTGCAGAGCATTACACGTGGTGGGCTTATTTCAGCCATGCAAGGGACAGGAACATTGGATGGCGCATAGACTATTTCGTGGCGAGCAAGCAGATGCGCAGCAGGATAGTCAATGCGGGAATACTTTCCGAGATTAGAGGCTCGGACCACGCGCCGATATATGTGACTCTAAAGGATTAG
- a CDS encoding alkyl hydroperoxide reductase/ Thiol specific antioxidant/ Mal allergen, which yields MEAAVPVEEKIEEIKAKAYFPKEDKIESVDIPKKGRWTVLTFYPGDFTFVCATDIEEFMKLYDEFKSNDADVYAISTDSIFSHKGWAQTSPRVQKSSIPMVEDFNKSIARKFGLLNESTGQARRSVVILDPEGNVQYISAFNNNLGKDAEHVLNAFLGLKYLRDHPAKEGHMCAIPANWRKGKEALDIDVVKDIGKL from the coding sequence ATGGAAGCAGCAGTACCAGTAGAAGAAAAGATAGAAGAGATAAAGGCAAAGGCTTATTTCCCAAAGGAAGACAAGATAGAGTCTGTTGATATACCTAAGAAGGGCAGATGGACGGTTTTGACTTTTTATCCTGGCGACTTTACATTTGTATGCGCGACAGACATAGAGGAATTCATGAAGCTGTATGATGAATTCAAGAGCAACGACGCGGACGTCTACGCAATAAGCACAGACAGCATATTCTCGCACAAGGGTTGGGCGCAGACAAGCCCAAGGGTGCAGAAGAGCTCCATACCGATGGTAGAAGACTTCAACAAAAGCATTGCCAGGAAGTTTGGCCTGCTTAATGAAAGCACTGGACAGGCAAGGAGGTCTGTGGTTATACTTGACCCAGAGGGCAACGTGCAGTACATTTCTGCATTCAACAACAACCTTGGCAAGGATGCGGAGCATGTACTTAACGCGTTCCTGGGCTTAAAGTACCTTAGGGACCACCCGGCAAAGGAAGGCCATATGTGCGCAATTCCTGCAAACTGGAGGAAGGGCAAGGAAGCTCTCGACATTGACGTTGTAAAGGACATAGGAAAGCTCTGA